In a genomic window of Rhododendron vialii isolate Sample 1 chromosome 12a, ASM3025357v1:
- the LOC131309452 gene encoding uncharacterized mitochondrial protein AtMg00860-like, with product MCEFWLEVVKFLGHVSKDGIVVDNSKVEAVLDWKQPTIVFEIRSFLGSPGYYQRFIQDFSILAKPMTRLTQKGVKFEWSKAFENTFQELKKRLTSAPILIISKQNIGYTVYCGASKDGLDCVLMPDEKVVS from the coding sequence ATGTGCGAGTTTTGGCTCGAAGTTGTCAAATTCCTAGGACACGTGTCTAAAGACGGAATTGTTGTGGACAATAGCAAGGTAGAAGCTGTATTGGATTGGAAGCAACCTACGATAGTATTTGAAATTCGAAGCTTCCTGGGATCGCCCGGCTACTACCAACGGTTCATTCAAGACTTTTCGATTCTTGCCAAACCGATGACAAGACTGACACAAAAGGGAGTTAAATTTGAGTGGAGCAAGGCTTTTGAAAATACGTTCCAAGAGTTGAAGAAGAGGCTAACAAGTGCGCCGATACTTATCATTTCGAAGCAAAATATAGGTTACACCGTCTATTGTGGTGCTTCTAAAGATGGCTTGGACTGTGTTTTGATGCCAGATGAAAAAGTTGTTTCTTAA